The following coding sequences lie in one Cannabis sativa cultivar Pink pepper isolate KNU-18-1 chromosome 5, ASM2916894v1, whole genome shotgun sequence genomic window:
- the LOC133038401 gene encoding uncharacterized protein LOC133038401 — protein MAMYNQQSYDPYYTSPQEYRYNPYYDTYTYNQQWRDYSSTSYNGINQYVQPISYYHTHVAPYSEEPTTAEVIEMFAADTLQFQQSCHEIIQSLQQSLQKLESLAEPMETSMSEYKIQCSNSMPSQVESSPMENVKAIPIQSGTQLESLPHQEVNDLIPSHEVKNSSLEESSPPKGEYPILVGPPSLKKSYKQIVPTYVSPPPFPSRLKKLKKEEPIKEIPETLPKVEVKIPWLEEIKEEPHFANTLEELCQNEIKLNGGEKVSVGEKVNVVLQRKLFPETSDSYIIEMEDEGDPNLTSTLFGRPFLLTASKKLDTKAWTLRMEFDGETLKFKVLDSIQKYIKNVSLLEDPT, from the exons ATGGCAATGTACAATCAACAATCCTATGATCCTTATTATACCTCACCACAAGAGTATCGATATAATCCCTACTATGACACTTATACATACAATCAACAATGGAGAGATTATTCTAGCACTTCCTACAATGGGATTAATCAATATGTTCAACCAATTTCTTACTATCATACTCATGTTGCACCATATAGTGAAGAGCCAACTACTGCTGAGGTGATTGAAATGTTCGCAGCTGATACCTTGCAGTTTCAGCAAAGTTGTCATGAAATTATCCAGAGCCTTCAACAATCTCTGCAAAAGTTAGAGAGTCTTGCGGAGCCAATGGAAACATCTATGAGTGAGTATAAAATTCAATGTTCAAACTCTATGCCTTCACAAGTAGAAAGTAGCCCAATGGAGAATGTCAAGGCCATACCAATTCAAAGTGGTACACAACTTGAATCACTACCACACCAAGAAGTTAATGATTTGATTCCAAGTCATGAAGTCAAAAATTCATCCCTTGAAGAGTCATCTCCACCAAAGGGTGAATATCCTATTTTAGTTGGTCCACCATCACTGAAAAAGTCATACAAACAAATTGTACCAACTTATGTATCTCCTCCACCTTTTCCAAGtagattgaaaaaattaaagaaagagGAGCCCATCAAGGAGATTCCTGAAACTCTTCCGAAAGTTGAGGTAAAAATTCCATGGCTTGAGGAAATCAAAGAAGAGCCTCATTTTGCTAACACTCTTGAAGAGTTATGTCAAAATGAGATAAAGTTGAATGGTGGTGAGAAAGTAAGTGTGGGGGAGAAGGTTAATGTAGTTCTCCAAAGAAAGTTGTTTCCTGAGACAA GTGATTCTTACATAATTGAGATGGAAGATGAGGGTGATCCCAATCTTACATCAACTTTATTTGGGAGACCCTTCTTACTCACTGCAAGTAAGAAGTTGGATACGAAAGCATGGACACTTAGAATGGAATTTGATGGTGAAACACTTAAATTCAAGGTGTTAGATTCCATTCAAAAATACATAAAGAATGTGTCTTTGTTAGAAGACCCAACGTGA